The sequence CTAAATTTGCAGCAGCCGGAGTTCCTGTTGCTCCTCCGCCTGTCGTTGATGGTGGAAAGCAGACTTAGACATCATTCATGTACCGCACCTCCTCATATCTTTCATCCTTCCACACATCATTGCTTATTTCGTTTTATACACTTTGACATTTCATCATTCCTTTCATTTCTATTGTTGCTTCTTGCTTGTCTATCATGATTTTTTCACTACTTGTATCTACTAATTGCAATACAATTTATCTGCTTAAAGCTTCTACCATTACATTTACATTCACTAATTCAGTCATGAATTTGCAGCAACCCGATGAAGTATACATTATAAATTATGGTAAACTATGTAGTCTGTCGAATTTCAACTGACCATCTGTTTACGGAAATTCAAAGAAAAAATGAGGTTAGGATTTAAAATTTCGACATTATTGATTGCGGTGGAGCACAACGATGAACTGATACAATAAGGTTGCGATCGAACCACTCGAACCCCCCATCTAGAGTGTAGAATGTATATACTCGTATTAATTCATTCAAAACTCGATTTAAAAGTAATTTTACTACCAATTCTCATATAGTAATATCCATTAATTACCTAAACCTTCTAAAGTTATAAATATCAGTTGTTATAATAATATCTGAATATGTTTAGATTTccaaatattataaaataaacatcTACAAtaagtattactccctccgtccaccaattaaaggcctatatgaaaaaacacgggttttaagaaaaaaatgtatttttattagttgaatggagaaatggtcccactttttaagaaaaaatgtgtttttattagttgagtggagaaagggtcccacttttttataaataatctttgacttttttgattaaataatgaataaaaacttaccaaaaataggtaggtcttgtttttgtggacggaccaaaaaggcaagtaggccttgaattggtggacggagggagtataaatcaCAAAGATTACAAACAGATTCGTTCTCGTCTCAAATGCAGATAGTAATATTGGCTAattaaccagggggcttagcccactggccaccaggtcctcacttaagtgaagtgacccgggttcgatccctcttgggagcgaattggagattggagatataaggtggatttggtgaatggagagataaggtggttcttggagtggatggggaactaactactaacatctaacatgactttgcccgatcaaaaaaaaaaaaagtaatattgGCTAATTATCCAAgtttgtttaaatttattaaatattgaaataaaattattgtaataattgattatctatgtcaataaaattttactattaaagagtaaacattaataataaataatataaataagtGTGATACATGATCACAGATGACACTTTTataatagtagtaataataCTATTCATTCCATCCACTAAACGAGACATTTTTTAGACgtaggttttaataaaatgttttattatttttatgtgatGAAGAAAGAATCTCACCATTGCATAAACTGAgtagttaaaattaaattaagggtgatttcttaataaataaatgttatttataagaataaaaaataaagaaaagataTAAACTCATAtactgaagaaaaaaaaaagtgttccATTTTTTGCGGATGTGAAAAATAGTAATTATGCCATACTGTATTTTTCGTGAATGAAAAGAGTAGTAGTTATCACCATCCGCGTAGTAGAGAGATGCATACCTTTGATGcattacaatttacaacttAACATAAAACCCGCATCAACTCAAACTATCGCAATGGATTCCGCATATTTCCTGCAGATGCATTTTTCCATCACTGGTAACTTTGAGAGCTCTCAAAAATCATGGATTAAGAGTTTATATGGATAGCTAAATATAAAAAAGAGGCCGACGTACTACCAAAAAGCTATCTCATGTCTAATGTCTATTTTGTTTAGCTCTCTACAAGTGTGAAATTGTACCAACAAAAACAGAACCCAAAAAACCAGCAACAACTGTTACAGAGTAGAAGGTGACGAGGTTGAGATCAGCGCTTCTTCTTGCTACCCTTGGCGCCACTGGATGGGGTCGCCACCAGGTACACGAACAAGACAACAATGGATACGACCGAAACAAGAGACCCGTATTTTGCCAACAGTTTCTGCACATAGAGGGTGAAACAGCACATATAAGGAAAAAGATTCTATGATACTTCAAACTATATTAGGGAACAAATTTTTTCTTTCACAACAACATAGGCCAGATGTTGCATTGAGAATGAGAGGACATATTCATTAATCATAAATCCCCATCCCCCCACCAATATATACATTTCCCCTCACGGCAATGTTCGTTTTAATGTGCACTTGTAAAgaaattttatgtaattcatCTTGCATACTGTGGATTTGTtactttgatatatatatatataggaagaggttcaaataagaaccactaaataaaataagaacgtagaaccattttcaacttttcgatcattaagatctacggtggatgcatcatcttgatgaATGAATGCAggacctgagttcgaatcctaaaggaagcaaaaattttatttttttcgggTGCATTAAATTTAgcagcaaatgcattaatttctACAGTggatgcagtaattttaatggttctcaaGTTCTTACAAAAATTGTAGTTTTCACTTATAACCGCACCCTAAATTCTTAAATTTTGCAACCATGACATTAGattaaactgattactttaccATAAAATCAAGAACACAGATAAAATGATTCAACGATCTAAATTCTAAGATGTTAGAATCAAGTATCTAAATAAAAAGAATCAACAATAAGTAATAAAAAGTGTGACGTACCTTTGCCTAAATTATTTCAGGTGCCGTCATAAAACAATTCCATTGCAAAAGATCACAAGAAGGAAAAAGTAGAGAAAGTATTAGTTAATTAAATACAAGGAGAAATGAAATAATGAGCTAATTTTCTTTAGAACTTACCCAATCAAGCTTCTTCTCCGGAGGCCTATCAGCTAGGATATCGAGAGGTAGGATTGGAGTTGAGAATGCCTCCTGAAAGGTCACGGTTCAGAAATAATGCATTCATTCCAAATTCAATTTTAAGATAGCACATATATAATTTTGAGTAGAATGACAAACCTGTAAGGTGGATTTTGTGGGAATACGATATGTTACTACCGCTGGTGGACTATAAAAAACAGTTTTCGTTTTCGCCTCCAACTCAAAGGAATGTGACAAAACTACCCCACTGAAATTATAAATGTTAACAGCATAATGAGataacgaaaaaaaaaagactaacTGCAGGTATAGATTAATCAAAGGAATATCATTTTCACTCAATAATGACTTACGCATCAAGCCTTTCCCATGAGACTGAAGTGTTACCAGCGACAATGCCAAATACATCACGAGACCAGTTGTCATCATTAAGTGTTACATCATAAGCAGTCCTAAACATGCAGAAGAGTATGGCATTAGAACATCTCTGTAGGATACTGTACGATTGTCAAAGCACAATAGGAATCGGGAAGGAGGTTTATTCCATTTAAGAATGAACCCAAGAACCAAATATATAATCTACAATCGGAGGAGACACTAGCACTCCTTTACATACTAGGGAAACTTAGTTAACATATATAACAAAAAACCCAATAAAATATGTGAATGAAGACTGCTATATCTAATTCTCTCCTCCCATCGCAAAAACCTCCCCTGAAACTACTTATTTGCAAATACGTGCATCTGTGTTCTCCATGAAAAGGAAAAGCTCCTCCAAATTATACCAAGTTACTAATATCCTGCTAAATTTCCTTAACTGCCTATATTAACAATGCAAATAACTAAGTCAAACCATGGATCAAGATAAATAGTGCAATAATCATTTTTAGAGTTTCTAATGGATCAGACAACATCAAGATCAAGCACTCATCATCTAAAGTCAATTGGCAACTGTAGATGAAGTCTTTTTATACTTGATTAACAGAGCTTGCACATTACACTAGCAAACCAATCATATTCAAACGGAACTGCATATAAGAAGAAGGCTTCAATTTTACAGCTAGCgcaaggataatatatttacgAATTAGGAATCCTCTATTatcagaaaagaaaagtaaaccCTAATTTCACAGAATCTAACAAAATCTAGGAACAAGATTAAACCTCGAAGTTATTAATAGAAACCCCCAAAAACCACTGATTAGAAGCATTTATTAAATAACCATAAAACCCCCAATAAATATCAAAAATTACTTTACAGCAACGGAATTACTTCGCACGTGAGCTGAATCACAGCAATCTAATAATATTACCATCAATGTAACAGCAGAAAACACAGATCTGAAAGGAAAGGGGAAGTAAAACGAAGTATAACATACGCGGATCCTTGATTGTAGATATCGATAGAGACGGAGACGCGTTCAGAGCCGGATTTGAGCCTAGTGAGAGAGGCCTTCTTATGGGCGACGATAAATGGACCTTGAGAGCTGGCGATCGTCGATGCGGCCAATAACAGAGCTGCGAGGATAAAGATCGGGATGCCGGAATTCAATTTCGCCATTACAGCGTTGAAGGAGTGGAGCTGCAGGGCAGAAGAGAATGGAGATTCAGTTTCAGACCGATGAGTAGTTGACGAGGAGCTAGGGTTACTTTTATCGTAATTTCCGACCACTATTCACTGCCAAACGTGTCATAGTACACGTCTAAGCACCATTTCTTCCTCATGacaaatgtaaaataatttaattatattaacgaTATTGGgcgtataaatatataaactttatttacttttgggcaaattgcatgaaaatacctcactttataccaaaatttggttttttgacaatcttttcaattgtagcaaaaatttgaactacctttcaatttgttgcaattgacttccggagtaattttccggccaacttaatgctgatgtggattcccgtaaagttgatgtggcatgcctcgccggacgacaaattgcatgaaaataccccacttttataccaaaatctgattttttgacaatctttttgattgtagcaaaaatttgaactacctttcaatttgttgcaattgacttctagagtaattttccggccaacttaatgctgatgtggattcccgtaaagttgatgtggcacgcctcgccggctaatcaaacgacaacgtctctaattaccttaaacgatgtcgttttccacgattttagggaaattacaatttctagttttatatatttgtcgaTTACGGCTTCAAATATCCTCATTTCTTCTCCCAaattttctcatctcagttgaaattcttgttccataaattctcatttgtagcaaaaatctttgaactgatgGATTCTTCTCCTCAAACGGGACGACTGAGCTCATACAATTTCCTCTTATCTCCAAAATTCTGCAGATGCCAAGAACCAGAGCCGTGCATCTTGTAGACTTCAAATAGTGTGACTAATCCGGAGAGGCGCTACTTCTCATCATGTACAAAAATACCCACATCAAGTATCTTGTACTctttaaaatatacttttatttaagagtaaaattttgaagtagccaaaatgaagcataaaacacaatttatggccacacaactgagatgagaaaatttgggagaagaaatgaggacatttgaagccctaatcgacaaatatataaaactagaaattgtaatttgcttaaaatcgtggaaaacgacatcgtttaaggtaattagagacgttgtcgtttgattagccggcgaggcgtgccacatcaactttacgggaatccacatcagcattaagttggccgaaaaattactccggaagtcaattgcaacaaattgagaggtagttcaaatttttgctacaattgaaaagattgtcaaaaaaccagattttggtataaagtggggtattttcatgcaatttatcgtttgattagccggcgaggcgtgccacatcaactttacgggaatccacatcagcattaagttggccggaaaattactccggaagtcaattgcaacaaattgaaaggtagttcaaatttttgctacaattgaaaagattgtcaaaaaaccagattttggtataaagtggggtattttcatgcaatttgccctttacttttttaacataaattttaaattttagttataaat comes from Salvia miltiorrhiza cultivar Shanhuang (shh) chromosome 3, IMPLAD_Smil_shh, whole genome shotgun sequence and encodes:
- the LOC131016018 gene encoding uncharacterized protein LOC131016018; the protein is MAKLNSGIPIFILAALLLAASTIASSQGPFIVAHKKASLTRLKSGSERVSVSIDIYNQGSATAYDVTLNDDNWSRDVFGIVAGNTSVSWERLDAGVVLSHSFELEAKTKTVFYSPPAVVTYRIPTKSTLQEAFSTPILPLDILADRPPEKKLDWVSSKEN